In the genome of Microcoleus vaginatus PCC 9802, the window GAGACTCGCCAACATTTCCCGTCAGAACGGATTTGGATTACTAATGAGATTATTCACAATCCGTCTGTAAATCAGCATTTGCGGGATATGGAAGTTGGTTTTATTTCTGTCGAGAAGGGACAGAAAGATTTTTCGGTTGTCGATAGCGGCGATGTGGTAATTTTACCAGCTTTTGGAGCAAGCGTCCAAGAAATGCAGTTGCTTAATGATAAGGGCTGCAAGATTGTTGATACTACTTGTCCTTGGGTTTCTAAGGTTTGGAATACTGTTGAAAAGCACAAAAAGAGGAATTATACTTCGATTATTCACGGTCAATACAAGCATGAGGAAACTGTTGCTACGAGTTCTTTTGCTGATAAGTATTTGATTGTATTGAATTTCCAGGAAGCTGAATATGTCAGCAATTATATCTTGCACGGGGGCGACCGCGATGAGTTTATTGCTAAATTTAGCAAGGCTTATTCGGCTGGTTTTGACCCAGATGTGGATTTGGAAAGTGTTGGTATTGCTAACCAAACTACTATGCTCAAAACTGAGACAGAGAACATTGGCAAGTTATTTGAAAAAACGATGATGCGGAAGTTTGGACCTGAGAATTTGAACGAGCATTTTCAGAGTTTTAATACTATCTGCGATGCGACTCAGGAACGCCAAGATGCTATGTTGAGTTTGGTTGAGGAAAAGTTGGATTTGATGCTGGTGATTGGGGGTTTTAATTCTTCTAATACTACGCATTTGCAGGAAATTGCGATCGACAAAACTGTTCCTTCTTATCACATTGATTGTGCGGAGCGCATTTTACCGGGAAATCGGATCGAACACAAGCCTTTGGGGGGAGATTTGGTCGTAACTGAAGGTTGGCTACCGGATGGTAAAATTGTGGTGGGCGTGACTTCTGGTGCTTCTACGCCTGATAAGGTTGTTGAAGATGCGATCGATCGAATTTTGGCGATGAAAGCCGCTGCGGTTGTCTAATTATATTGTTTCTGCACTGCACTGGGAATCATAATTTTCTCAGTGCAGCACTTGCGTGATTCCTCGCTGGTGACATCGCTCGATCGCTCTCACGTAAGCCAATAGAGTATAATTCCGATATAACCGGATTTGAGATTCAACTAATTTCAACCCATTAATTCTCCGCAGTTACCCGATTGATCGCATTTCTGATACTATTTACCCGCGCCATCGTTCCTGTGAATTTTCCCCCTGCGTCCAACAGATTATTTATTAAATAAAATATTAAAAATTCGCCTTTTTTTTGCGGTAAAAAGCTTGACGGGGCTGGCTTGATAAGGTATTATTTAATAATGGGAATGTGGGCAAAGTTCAAATTTATGTTGCCACTCCTATTATTTAAATAATACCCCAAAAATCAACTTAAATCAATAGGTAAAAACTCCTTTTTTTGCGCCTCGATTTGAAACTGTGAAAGCAGCACGATCGATGCAACAAAACATGGCGAATAAAGCTTTGTTGACCGCCCTAGATTGTGTGACGTTGGCCTGAATCACGACACGCAAGAGAGCAATTTCTGGCATTTCTGGCTTAAGGGGGATGCGAAAAGAATCGAAACTAAGTTACAAACAAGATCGATCGCACATTTGAGCTTTAAATTTATAGTCTTTAGCCACCCTATAGGCCCGCGCCAAAAATTCGAGTAGTCCGCATCCAGTTAAAATAAAAAAAAGCAGGACTCGCACGGCGACTATTTCATGAAACAATCACTGACTCCCCAAATCACCGCAGGTATCGGAATGGTCGTGGCCCTGCTAATTTTCAATGCGGCAACTTCCTACCGCAACACTATCAAGTTAATCGAAAACGAACACTGGGTGAGCCACACTCACCAAGTTTTAACCGAACTCGAAGCTACGCTTTCCACCTTAAAAGATGCTGAAACCGGACAGCGCGGTTATTTGCTGACGGGAGAAGAACGGTATTTAGAACCGTATAACAGCGCGATCGCCCGCATCAACCAGCAAGTAGCCGGATTGCAGCAGCGAACGGCTGACAATAAGCGGCAGCAACAGCGCCTTCGCGATTTGAAAATTGCGATCGACTCTAAATTAGCTGACCTTGAAGGAACCCTCAATCTGCGACGCAAACAAAACTTAGCAGCAGCCGTGCGGCAAATAAAAACCGGTAGGGGAAAGCAAATCATGGGGGACATTCGGCAGCAGATAGCCACCATGACTGCCGAAGAAACTCAGCTATTGCAGCAGCGCGCCCGAGAATCTAAAAAAAGCGCTCATTTGACCATCCTGACTTTTACCGTTGCGAGTTTAGTAAATTTCCTGTTGATGCTGTTGGTTTACTATTTGGTGAAGCGCGATCGAACTTTGCGCGACAATGCCGAAATCAAGCAAAATCAACTTTTAGACCAGCTAGAGCACGATCGCCACTCCCTACAATTAAGCGAAGAACGTTTCCGTCGCGCCATTCTCAACGCACCGCTGCCAATTATGCTGCACGCTGAAAACGGAGAAGTTTTGCAAATTAACTGCGCTTGGACAGAACTCTCAGGCTACGAATACTCAGAAATTCCCACAATTGAAGATTGGACAGAAAAAGCTTACCACAGCCGCCAATCGGTAGTGCAAGCACATATCGATCGGCTGCACCAATTAAACGCCCGCATTTCTGAAGGCGAATATATGATTTCCACAGCCAGCGGCGAAACTCGAATTTGGGAGTTTTATTCCGCACCTTTAGGCCAGCTTTCTGACGGCAGAAGTCTAGTAATTAGTACCGCCCTGGACATAACTGCACGCAAACAAGCAGAAGCAGAAATTCGGATGCTCAACGCTACCTTAGAAAGGCGAGTGGAACTCCGCACCAATCAACTTCAAGCAGCTAACGAAGAATTAGAAGCTTTCGCCTATACCGTAGCCCACGATTTGCGTGCTCCCCTGCGGGGAATGCAAGGATTGGCTGAAGCTTTATTAGAAGATTACCGTGACATCCTCGACGAACTCGGTCAAGAATACGCCCAGCAAATTGTTAATTCTGGGCAACAACTAGAAGAATTAATCCAAGATTTGCTCGCTTATAGCCGCCTGAGCCGCACTGATTTATCGCTGCAAGTTTTGGACTTAGAATCTGCTGTGACCGAGGCAATTGCTATGGTAAAAGCTGACGCTAAATCCAGACAGGCTCAAATCA includes:
- a CDS encoding PAS domain S-box protein — encoded protein: MKQSLTPQITAGIGMVVALLIFNAATSYRNTIKLIENEHWVSHTHQVLTELEATLSTLKDAETGQRGYLLTGEERYLEPYNSAIARINQQVAGLQQRTADNKRQQQRLRDLKIAIDSKLADLEGTLNLRRKQNLAAAVRQIKTGRGKQIMGDIRQQIATMTAEETQLLQQRARESKKSAHLTILTFTVASLVNFLLMLLVYYLVKRDRTLRDNAEIKQNQLLDQLEHDRHSLQLSEERFRRAILNAPLPIMLHAENGEVLQINCAWTELSGYEYSEIPTIEDWTEKAYHSRQSVVQAHIDRLHQLNARISEGEYMISTASGETRIWEFYSAPLGQLSDGRSLVISTALDITARKQAEAEIRMLNATLERRVELRTNQLQAANEELEAFAYTVAHDLRAPLRGMQGLAEALLEDYRDILDELGQEYAQQIVNSGQQLEELIQDLLAYSRLSRTDLSLQVLDLESAVTEAIAMVKADAKSRQAQISVRAPLPAVIAHRVTLVQVIANLLTNAIKFVEGTPPQVQIWAEELELPQEGETDSDIAGELERGTVGQWEHSQLLMVSPVLPVPIIRLWVEDNGIGIAQEHQKRIFRVFERLHGIESYPGTGIGLAIVKKGVDRMGGQVGVESQVGQGSRFWIQLRKHDPNADDFASGR
- a CDS encoding 4-hydroxy-3-methylbut-2-enyl diphosphate reductase, producing MDTKAFKRSLQQSENYHRKGFGHEAEVAGVMQTAYQSSLIQQIRDNNYRLERGAVTIRLAQAFGFCWGVERAVAIAYETRQHFPSERIWITNEIIHNPSVNQHLRDMEVGFISVEKGQKDFSVVDSGDVVILPAFGASVQEMQLLNDKGCKIVDTTCPWVSKVWNTVEKHKKRNYTSIIHGQYKHEETVATSSFADKYLIVLNFQEAEYVSNYILHGGDRDEFIAKFSKAYSAGFDPDVDLESVGIANQTTMLKTETENIGKLFEKTMMRKFGPENLNEHFQSFNTICDATQERQDAMLSLVEEKLDLMLVIGGFNSSNTTHLQEIAIDKTVPSYHIDCAERILPGNRIEHKPLGGDLVVTEGWLPDGKIVVGVTSGASTPDKVVEDAIDRILAMKAAAVV